The nucleotide window AAGTTCGTGAAGTATTAAAGATTCCAACAAGAGAGATAGTTAAAACCTGTGAACTTCTCTTGGACAGGAAGCAAGCCCAAAGAGCGAAGCTTGAATCGAAGATTGAGGATAATCGCGCCAGCGTCGTCTTCTTTGATGGATTAGCACAAAGAGCCTCAAAACACCATCGCATCTTAGAGGAGATTAATTTGGATGTCGATTAAAAGAATTAACGTACTGCTAAACTCATATAATAGATTCATAAAATAATTATTTTAATTCCGTTTTTTCTGCCACGATGACAGCTAACTTTCGCGGTAACGTCTTCAACCTGCTAACAGCATAAGTCAACCCAATAtaatattttatatattaacTTCGTCAGCTTAACGTCGAGCACATTTATATATCCAATGGAGAAaaagatgatgaagaaaagGCTTTGTTTATTCAATTTTAAAGGCTTCTTGTAGTATACCCAAAAGTTTAATCGTAGCACATATATTCAttaatattttaataatgGGAATACCGATAATTAATCCATTACATTGGGGTTATCGAGGCTCCGTAACGCACCATATTGGTGAAAGGGGCACCGTGGGCCTTCGGTTGAAATCTAACGGTTTCGTTTCATTGCATGAGTTTGTGACGTTATACGTTCCAGGTTTAAAACACAAAGCCAGATTCCAGTTAACTTCATGTCTATTTACTGGTATATTGCAAACGCTCTATTTACAGAAGGGATATTTCGTCAACAAATATGAACTATATTTTGGTAGAGAGATAGTAAGATTCTCGGATGGCGGTGTCGCTTGTGCAGATTGGGTGATGCCAGAATGGCATGATACCTACGTTAGCGCTAAAGGAGGGGTTGATCGAAAGTTATTTAAGGAGGATTACCGTAAGACTCAACCTTCTTTTTGGCCTCCACTACACAGTCAAACGAGGTTCTTCTCTCTCGAAGAGTTGATAGACATTCGGAACGATGGAAGTCCTCTAATTATCATTCAAAATGGGCCTGGAGGCGGCTCGCATGATTTCTACATCAGAGCACTCATATCCGAGTTCTTAAATATGCCAGATTTTAGATTCAGAATTGTTGTGTTAACTCCCCGTGGCTGTGCACGGTCCAAATTAACTTCTAAATGCTTATTCTCTGCATTATCCACAAATGACCTCCGGGAATTCATCAATATACAGCATAAGCGTGATCCAGAAAGGAAGATATTTTGCCTAGGTGTTTCTTTTGGAGCTGCAGTCGTTGGTAATTATTTAGGAGAAGACGGTAATAAGAGCCCTGTGGCAGGCGCTGTATGCCTTTGCAGTCCATGGGACTTGGCATCAGCAGCAGAAAAACTCGAAAGCGACTTTTGGGCTAAGGCCATGTTCAACAAACCAGTTGGAAAATACCTAGCAAAAATCGTGAAAGTCAATTCCACGGAATTGGAGTATATTGAAGGCGATTTGATTAGATATCCCGCCAGTAGTGAACATCCATCGAATCATGTTTACACTGACAAAAATATCAGAAAAACAGCAGCAATCCGGACAACAGTTCAATTTGACAATACATTCACTGCTCCTTCCATGGGTTTCAGAAACGCTTTCGAATATTATCGACACGCGAGTCCCCTGAAAAGGCTAAAATTTATACGCGTTCCGACTCTTATAATTAATTCCCTTGACGACCCTATCGTTGGCCCTGGGGTAATCCCATATAAGCAGGCTTTAACAAATGAACACGTTTTACTATGCACCACTTCACTAGGAGGACATTTGGCATACTTAACTCCATCAATGAACTCATGGATAATCCGTCAGATTTCGGAgttttttaataaatttgaagaattgaTCGCTTAAATAGAGATACTGAAAGTCAATCGTATGATAAATGAAATACGGGACTAGTGATAAAAGCCTTTCCGACTAAGAAGTAAATGCCATGttaaaataatataatCCTTAGGACTCTTTAAAAATTTTACAGCCCATCCTCTCCGCGATTCTTCTTCCATTCTGTAGAACCGCTGACTCTCCCAATTGGCGCTGAACTGGTATGGGTTGGCTGGTTAGTATTAGTTCGTAGTTCCAGTAATTCAACCCCATCACGGCAAGCCAACTTATACAGCTCATCGTCATGTAATTGTTTCCTTAACTTCTTCGTAAGATATTTAGTCATAAACTCCAGGTCATCTTCGTTTATTAAATCTCTTGGCAATTGGTTCTTCAAAATGTACCTTTTACTGACATCAACAACAGTGTCATTAGAAAATGCAATAACGTAACTCATAGACTTATTCCAATTATTAGAATATATGTATGGTTGATCAAAACTTTTTTCACAAGAGTCAACGTGAACCCAGCGCTTTAGCCTACTAGAGTAGATTTCGCACCACACATGATCTTCCTTGTTCCAGATATACCTTGCTTCTACCCCAAAAGATTTCAATACCAAAGTAAATAAATTGCACCATTCGCCACAACGACCAGTTCTAGTCTGCAATAGTTTCAAGGAGTCGTTATAGCGTGGAAACCGGGTTACTCCATTGCAATGTCCACATATATAACGCTCAACTACTGTACACTGGAATGGCATTTCGGCAGCATTCGGGGAGTCTGGTTGAATATTAGACTGGTGCTCAGCAGTTTGGCATCTCACACAAATAGGCGAATTACACCAACTAAAAAAGTCCTCTTTAAAGTACCGTAGCAATTCATTAACCAAAGCATCCTGATATTCGTCATCTGCTACATTCTTGGCATCTACATTAGCATAAATAAGATCCAAATCAAAGGTATCAAGAACTCGACTCTGTAAATAGTCGTTGTCATACCTGAAGCATAAGGTCTCATACAAACTGTGGATTTCCCTAGCAAAATCATTTCTTTTCAGTAAGGTTTGATATCTTAATTCGTCATTATCCTGAAAACGCCTGTCCCTATCAAGTACCAGCTTCTTATAAGATTCCAAAATCCTTTTTGATATATCAGCGTACATATTATTAGTACTCATACGGCCCTCGATTCAAGTATCGTTAGCTATTTTCTTTGAGGGTCGATTAAGCGAGTTTTAAATGTAAAGGGCGTTGTCATTCCGCTTTTTTATCAGTTAGTacatctttaaaatattgTTCAGGATTCTCGATCACCAATAAAGACTGTTATAAACCAAATGAGACAACGTCAGGTTGCGTCAGCAATCCTAGTATCATCATATTCAATTGTCGTTGTAGCTTTGTATACATTATGGCTTTCTTGGAATGATGAGGATAAGTTTAACTACTGGTGTATAATACTATTAGCACCCGTACTATTTTGGTCATGGTGTGTTATATCATGGTGCGGCTCACAGCTCTTCGCTTATGCCAAGAGGGAATATGATATATGATATGGAATATGATTTAAACTGTTCACTGATTATAATTAGTTCTACAAAGATATTTGCATTATTCAAATTTGACGACAAAGCAGTTCTGCTTGCCAATTCTTAAAATTAAAATCTGTCCATCGATTAGGAAAGGCTTGAGGTCGAATATATCATCAGTTAGTTTTTGACGTTTAAAGCCCACGTACACGGATCCCTGCTGGAGTCGCCGTTTTGCGCCAGATTTTGAACAGTTAATAAGGTTGGTAATTAAATCTGAGAGTGACGTACCAATGGGAGCGTGGTGCAAATTTTTGGCAGCAGAGAACAACCTAATTAGCTCACGAGCAGTATAGGTGCTATGCGGTTTGCCATAGAGGATCTCAGAAACAGATTCAGCATCTTTACCTTTACCAACCCCGTGAATAAGGTCTACTACCTCTCTGGCAAGATACTTCTGTCCGAACCGCAAATGGCGATTTATAGAGCTTTTCGTTAGGACCTCGTCAATCTTCTTGGGCGGCAGAAGAGTGAATATTTTGAGAAGCCTTGGAAGATCGACATCTTCTGTGTTAACGAAGAACTGGTATAACTGGAAGGAAGAAGTCATCTCAGAGTCTATGAATACCGCATTACCAGCGCTCTTCCCAAACTTTTCCCCAGAACTCGTGGTCAGCAACGGCACCGTTATCCCATATGCCGGGTTGGCCTTACTAGTTGGTTCAATCCTACTTATTAGATCTATACCCGCTGTAATATTTCCCCATTGGTCACTCCCGCCTACCTGGACCGAAACACTATGCTCCTTATATAAGTGATAAAAGTCAAAAGCTTGCAGCAACTGGTAGGTAAACTCATTGAAGGCCAGACCGTCCTGACTTTCCAATCTCGAAGATACAGAATCCCGACTTAGCATCGCCTGCACCCTAACATGCCTTCCATATGTAGCTAGAAAATCAAGCAAACCCAAATCCTTCATCCAATCATAGTTATTCGCAACAGAAACTTGCCCTGGCCTTCTTTTGGTGCTCTCTTCTGGCGTTCTGCTCTCGTAGTACTTCCAGCCGTTTTCAAAAAACGTCCGTAATTGTTTTGAAATCCTAGAAACATTATACATTCGAATGCTATCGTCCATATCTGTTCTTGCAGACTTCCTCCCACTCGGATCGCCCACTCTTCCTGTAGCTCCACCAACTAATGGAACAACATCATGGCCATTTATGTAGAAATGCAGTAATACCATCAACGGTAACAAGTTTCCAATATGCAAGGAACTCGCTGTTGGATCAGCACCACAGTAAAGCTTAATTTTACCACCATTAAGCAGCTTTTGTTCTAACTGCTCCTCGGGCTGAGATATTTGCTTCACTAGGCCTCTGTCTTTTAGTGTTGATAACACTGTTTGACGTCCATATAAAGAAGATTGAAACCGTCTATTAACACATAACCAGGGTTTTAGAGCACCGAATCTCACACCATTCAACATCTCAATCGGTCCTTAAACCGCTTATATCAACTTTATGTACCAGCTGAAGTTTTGGAAATTGCGTTTATACTATCAAGTactgaaaattttcaacTACTACTAACTAAATTACATCCATAGTAAGACAAGTTGTCAACATACCGCTAAGGTAATCGACTAATTCCAGTATTATGCCTCCTGTTCAAGCTGTTTACGCTCAAAACCAACCCTCGAACTTTGATAAGTTCAAAATGGGTCTAATGATGGGTACTACAGTCGGTATTTGTACTGGTATCCTTTTCGGAGGGTTTGCTATAATAACCCAAGGCCCAGGTCCAAATGGTGTAGTAAGAACTT belongs to Eremothecium sinecaudum strain ATCC 58844 chromosome IV, complete sequence and includes:
- a CDS encoding HDR091Wp (Syntenic homolog of Ashbya gossypii ABR194C; Syntenic homolog of Saccharomyces cerevisiae YBR177C (EHT1) and YPL095C (EEB1)), with amino-acid sequence MGIPIINPLHWGYRGSVTHHIGERGTVGLRLKSNGFVSLHEFVTLYVPGLKHKARFQLTSCLFTGILQTLYLQKGYFVNKYELYFGREIVRFSDGGVACADWVMPEWHDTYVSAKGGVDRKLFKEDYRKTQPSFWPPLHSQTRFFSLEELIDIRNDGSPLIIIQNGPGGGSHDFYIRALISEFLNMPDFRFRIVVLTPRGCARSKLTSKCLFSALSTNDLREFINIQHKRDPERKIFCLGVSFGAAVVGNYLGEDGNKSPVAGAVCLCSPWDLASAAEKLESDFWAKAMFNKPVGKYLAKIVKVNSTELEYIEGDLIRYPASSEHPSNHVYTDKNIRKTAAIRTTVQFDNTFTAPSMGFRNAFEYYRHASPLKRLKFIRVPTLIINSLDDPIVGPGVIPYKQALTNEHVLLCTTSLGGHLAYLTPSMNSWIIRQISEFFNKFEELIA
- the PNG1 gene encoding peptide-N4-(N-acetyl-beta-glucosaminyl)asparagine amidase (Syntenic homolog of Ashbya gossypii ABR193W; Syntenic homolog of Saccharomyces cerevisiae YPL096W (PNG1)) codes for the protein MSTNNMYADISKRILESYKKLVLDRDRRFQDNDELRYQTLLKRNDFAREIHSLYETLCFRYDNDYLQSRVLDTFDLDLIYANVDAKNVADDEYQDALVNELLRYFKEDFFSWCNSPICVRCQTAEHQSNIQPDSPNAAEMPFQCTVVERYICGHCNGVTRFPRYNDSLKLLQTRTGRCGEWCNLFTLVLKSFGVEARYIWNKEDHVWCEIYSSRLKRWVHVDSCEKSFDQPYIYSNNWNKSMSYVIAFSNDTVVDVSKRYILKNQLPRDLINEDDLEFMTKYLTKKLRKQLHDDELYKLACRDGVELLELRTNTNQPTHTSSAPIGRVSGSTEWKKNRGEDGL
- the ERI1 gene encoding Eri1p (Syntenic homolog of Ashbya gossypii ABR192C-A; Syntenic homolog of Saccharomyces cerevisiae YPL096C-A (ERI1)), which codes for MRQRQVASAILVSSYSIVVVALYTLWLSWNDEDKFNYWCIILLAPVLFWSWCVISWCGSQLFAYAKREYDI
- the MSY1 gene encoding tyrosine--tRNA ligase MSY1 (Syntenic homolog of Ashbya gossypii ABR192W; Syntenic homolog of Saccharomyces cerevisiae YPL097W (MSY1)) → MLNGVRFGALKPWLCVNRRFQSSLYGRQTVLSTLKDRGLVKQISQPEEQLEQKLLNGGKIKLYCGADPTASSLHIGNLLPLMVLLHFYINGHDVVPLVGGATGRVGDPSGRKSARTDMDDSIRMYNVSRISKQLRTFFENGWKYYESRTPEESTKRRPGQVSVANNYDWMKDLGLLDFLATYGRHVRVQAMLSRDSVSSRLESQDGLAFNEFTYQLLQAFDFYHLYKEHSVSVQVGGSDQWGNITAGIDLISRIEPTSKANPAYGITVPLLTTSSGEKFGKSAGNAVFIDSEMTSSFQLYQFFVNTEDVDLPRLLKIFTLLPPKKIDEVLTKSSINRHLRFGQKYLAREVVDLIHGVGKGKDAESVSEILYGKPHSTYTARELIRLFSAAKNLHHAPIGTSLSDLITNLINCSKSGAKRRLQQGSVYVGFKRQKLTDDIFDLKPFLIDGQILILRIGKQNCFVVKFE